The Dyadobacter sandarakinus DNA window CTTGGTGTGCGACTACTTCCGAAGCCCGGTACGATTCTGTATAGTAGCCGCCTTCCGGATGCGGCAGCAGGTTATAATGGTTTACCCAGAATGTTGCTGGCTTCATGGTAGCAGTCTTTTGTTTTACGTAAAATAATAAAGCAGGTGAATAATCTTCCTTTTGAGGTAAGTTTTATAAATTTGATCAAAATAAATCATAAATAATCAAAATTGATCACTCATGAAAAATGATGATGTTAACATTGTCTCGGAAGAAATACTGTCCGATAACTGGTACACGCTGCGGAAATATACCTTTGACTACCGCAAAGCCGACGGTAGCTGGGAGCGGCAGGCCAGAGAAGCTTATGATCGCGGCAACGGAGCAGCCATTCTTCTTTACAATTCAGAAAAAAAGACCGTCATACTGACCCGTCAGTTCCGGATCCCGACTTACACCAACGGAAATGAAACCGGTATGCTGATAGAAGCCTGTGCAGGCCTGCTGGATAGGGATAATCCGGAGGAATGTATCCGGCGGGAAACAGAAGAAGAAACCGGTTACCGGCTAACTTCGGTGAAGAAGATATTTGAAGCTTACAT harbors:
- the nudK gene encoding GDP-mannose pyrophosphatase NudK; protein product: MKNDDVNIVSEEILSDNWYTLRKYTFDYRKADGSWERQAREAYDRGNGAAILLYNSEKKTVILTRQFRIPTYTNGNETGMLIEACAGLLDRDNPEECIRRETEEETGYRLTSVKKIFEAYMSPGSVTEILHYFVAEYSDDMKISQGGGHEDEQEHIEVLELPFSQAVNMVSNGEIRDAKTIMLIQYAQINHLLDR